CGCCAACAGCGGTCTCGGCTACGTGACCGCCCGCGAGCTGGCCCGGCGCGGCGCGCGCGTCGCACTCGCCTGCCGGAGCCAGGACCGGGGACAGGCCGCACTCGAACGACTGTTTGACGAAGTACCGGAGGCCCGCGCCGAGATGCGGCTCCTCGACCTCGCCGACCTGGCGTCGGTGCGGGCCTTCGCCGTCGAGTGGGGCGAACGGCGCCTCGACCTGCTCATCAACAACGCCGGACTGATGGCCGTGCCCTACGCGAGGACGGCCGACGGCTTCGAGATGCAGTTCGGCGTCAACCATTTGGGCCACTTCGCCCTCACCGGGCTGCTCATCGACCGGCTGCTCGCCAGCCCGCAGGCCCGCGTCGTCACCGTGTCCAGCGTCATGCACCTGCTGGCGAACGTCGATCTGCGCGACCTCAACTCCCAGCGCAAGTACGGCCGCTGGGTGGCCTACGGGCGCTCCAAGACGGCGAACCTGCTGTTCACCCACGAGCTGGCCCGCCGGCTGCGCGGCCGGCACGTCGTCGCCGCGGCCGTGCACCCCGGGTTCGCGCGCTCCGCGCTGCACACCCGCGGCGCGCGCCTGGTCGGCAGCCGCCTCCAGGAACGGCTGGCGCGCCTGGGCACCCGGTTGTTCGCCACGCCGCCCGAGGCCGGGGCGACCCCGTCGCTGTACGCCGCCACCGCGCCCGGCGTGGCGCCCGACTCGTTCACCGGCCCCGGGCTGCTCGGCCCGCGCGTCCCGCGCGGCGGCGGCGGCCCCTGCGACGCCTGGCGCGCGCCCTGGACGCGGAACGACGTGGCGGCGGCCCGGTTGTGGGACGCCTCGGAGGAGCTGACGGGCGTGCGCTGGGGCGTGTGAATCAGTCACGCGCGCCGCACGCGTCACGAGGACAGCGGCGGTTCCACCCGCGCCGACCGTAGGTTTTCGGCCTGCGCCGAGGGCGCCGGCCGGGCCGTCCGCCCGCGGGGCGGACGGGCGCCCGCCCCGGCGCCGCGCGGGGGCCTCGCCCCGCCTGCGGCAAGGCCCCCGGACGGCTGCCGGGGACATGCTCGTGTCATACTCGGCCGCATTCCGGGAACGGTTGCGGAACACAACGGGGGTGGGCCGATGGGCCTTTTTTTGGCCATCGCGGGACTGGTGGCGCTC
Above is a genomic segment from Streptomyces marincola containing:
- a CDS encoding oxidoreductase; this translates as MGWTVRDIPDLKGRTAVVTGANSGLGYVTARELARRGARVALACRSQDRGQAALERLFDEVPEARAEMRLLDLADLASVRAFAVEWGERRLDLLINNAGLMAVPYARTADGFEMQFGVNHLGHFALTGLLIDRLLASPQARVVTVSSVMHLLANVDLRDLNSQRKYGRWVAYGRSKTANLLFTHELARRLRGRHVVAAAVHPGFARSALHTRGARLVGSRLQERLARLGTRLFATPPEAGATPSLYAATAPGVAPDSFTGPGLLGPRVPRGGGGPCDAWRAPWTRNDVAAARLWDASEELTGVRWGV